cgaagaattttaattctattgcGAATCAATATTTGATGCGCAAATATTTTGAGAACTCCTTActtgaatattaaatgataaaatcaatattaaataataatattaatacgtaagtataatattatgtaatatatataacagggagaatttgttaaaatattttatattaattgtagattaatattttaatatgtacaaattattcgaaataaaataaataattcataaaataaataaatatgaatatacaaCACACtacttaaaagatttaaattaattgttgtatataaagtaacatatatgtatataatatactaacatttttatcatttcacattttatcCAAAAATCAATAACtcagctttatatttttatagcacaAAGTGTATCTTAAAATGTACTTTCGTCGTAATTATATCGACACTTACAAAAAGATATCcagttgatttttataattgcaaaaaacttgatttgattataaaatgtaacgaatagaatagaaaagaataaaagaaaagagagtatGGCACcacaataaatttacaattttaataaatctgtaaTCGATCGATTGAACAAATTCATTGTCAAACCGAaggaatcatttattattaatcttgttAATACTACACAATTATaacgaatatatgtataacgtgaaatatatgtataatgttgcTTGTAAAATTCTAACGTTGCTTGCAATTAaagtctaaaaattaattacatagaattaacaaaattttatatagacatTTGCAGGAAGATtaaactttcaaattttatattaaaatctaggttatgcatttattaaaattcacaaatacAGAATTGGAAACTTTATAATGTAGTTTATCTGGCACAATTTTGTGTGAACCttagataacaataatatttattattatcattattattattattattattattattattattatattacattattattattattattattgttattaaatataattttaaaagagagagatgaatagaatataaaaaatcataaatattttaagactgATGTCaagtttaaacaattttatttccgagatcaatattatattaaaataatataaattatacatttgttgcaaaatttccaaatgcaatatttaaaatttcataacgtAGTTGATCTGATACAATTTCGCGCGAACttcaaataacaataatattaattgttattattattattattattattatttaatataattgtctaaaaaaattatatgaatacaggcggatatataatttacaatgattatgatattgatattaagttaaaattttcagGAATTTCCAAGTATGAGAGATTTGGTGAGTTAGTTAGTTGTGACGTTATCGGATAAACAGCCAAGTCGATTCATTATAAATCGGTTGCCGATCATCAATGGACCTCGATGTGTAATCTGCTTAACTGTTTCGATTAATCATCCACTTGGTGTGTCGCGCGAATCAAAAACGTCTAGACGGACGAGTCAaagaagggggagagagagagagagagagagagaggaaggtgTCACTTACCCTGTCTGCCTATCTACCCCGTCTCGTCGCAGATCACTGTCCCAAAACCCCTTGTCGAACGGCACAAAGAATCACAGTtcacgacgatgacgacgatgatgcGTGGTGTATCTGCTCGCGGACGCGATCGCATTCGCGGCCAAGGGAATCCCTTTCTCGCGCGCGGTCTCCGTCAGGCACTTCCGGAATTCCCTCAAGTGATCCTCGCTAGTCTGAATCCTCGGGCCGGAAAGAGACGccggacgacgacgacggcgacgacgacgacgacgacgatggtgACGGTGACGATCCTCGAGCCAAGTACACTCACACGTCTCGCGTTGCGCATGTGtgtcgtatacatatatctatctatctacttGTGTATTTGTATATGCATCTCAATGGAATTCGCAACGTTTcttcctctccctttctctatCCTTCTCTCCATGTATCCTCATTAAGCTCGCGACAACGTTCGTTAATCGCTTCgattctttctccctctctctctctctctctctctctctcttttctctcgttaTCTCTTTATCTCACTCTCTGCAACTAGGATAAAATGATATGTATTTGTTCGCAACAACGATCCCCGAGATATCTGCAAGATCACTGGGCCGATGATCGAGGGTATTTGATCTTACCCAGCCGTATTATCCATCCGTCACTTGATCTTCCTCCCTTGTGTGTcacttctctctatctctatctctctctctgtctttctctcgatGGAGACCCCGTTGCACGTATCCCCGGATAAATCTTACTtacactattatatttttatactcttGCCTAAAAACTAAGATACggacattaatatatatatatatatatatatatatatatatatatatatatatatatatatatgctcccGGTATTATGTATATGCTCCCGATGCGAACCACGGCTAATCTTCTCTACACTCTCGCACGACTATCCCCGTGACTATGCTACCCCGAGTCACATTTTAATTACGACGACGCACGGGTGGCGGTGCGACCGTGGGGTTACACTCTCTGCCTCTCACGCTGCCGCCACCCTCTTGCGCCCCGGTCGGCGGCGACGCGCCCCCTACCAGCCGTAGGCACCCCCACCAGTGGTACAGCTCGCCCTTGACGCGGCACAGACCCCGCCGGACAGTGGTGTCTCTTAAGCGTGGGCAAATAGGTTTCGTAACGACTATTCCTGAGAAGCGTATTATCTAtttctatcatatatttttatcctattttatttcattcccATATCGAGAAAATgtgaaatacatttataattattggataattaaaattatttatatttattattaaaattgaattattattaaaatcgttatttatatttgttattaaaattatattaaatgagaaatgcatttagtattttttatttacttattaaaattgtatttaatgggatttatatgttatatgaatGTCATCGTAGgcattatccttttttttattatagaataaaaaaatttcgtctAGAAGAATTTGTTAAGCTGAATGAATCGTGAACAAAGAGAAATGCGCTTAATGTATTATTGttgtaaatagaattttatttaatataatatatacataaaatatgcaaataatttcgataaactAGAGTcgcgttaaataaaaaaaaattgctgctatatattttctgtttattaAACTTGGTAAATCTTGCTACATAACCACTGGGTTCCTTCGCGATTGAGACGCCCCTAACGTATCACCCCTTATCTTTCGTTAGGGAAAATCGCAGTAGCGGAATTTCGCCATGAGATTTCCATGTCGTCAGAATAattcatcaataatttttaggtTAGGTCTCTTCTCGAGATACCACAAATGCTCGTTTAAtctttacacatttatatttaatataaattgacagtaaaaaattttgcgttaaaaaaatatacaagtttCAAAGTTTTATTCAATGAATATTTCTCGACATTACACCTATCGCTTGAGACGCTATTGTGCGATTGTGGCAACCCACCCCTACCAAGCAGAACGCAGTAACGTAGTCGAAGTAAATaccatattataaaaaataattaagttatttaaaaaatattataaaaaatattataaaaaataattaaattagtagtttttatatttttataaaatcatcaattttaagttaattaatatataccaaaaaaaatagtttataccgtatcaaatttatttttacacaaaagattacacacacacacacacacacacacacatatatatatatataatatttttataaaatattttaatataaaatatttttaatatatcgcgTTAAATATAACAGACTTATTAAATGTCTCAATATGGTGATATAAATTCCTCAAGATCTAGTAATTttatccataaattaatagaaattattacagttaaTAGAAATACCgttaagagaaattattacaggcgttatgatttttatttccttttagtAACACCAAGCCCGGTGGAAAAGTCACACAAGAAGGTAAAGAGATTACCGGCGATTCTTATTTAGCGCGAAGGGTGGTAGAGATTTGTAACTGCTGTGTTTCACGCGGCAGAGTGTTTTTTGCCAGCCTTTCACGCCGCGTTTCCCTGTTTTTTGGTCGATCCACGATAATGTCGACATTGTCGTACGTCACTGATCGTATTGTGCCGCCCCTACGGAGAATAGTACTCTTTCTCCTCCCGCCATTTTCCCTACCCGTCTCCACTATCCCCGTTCTTATAGTCGCGTCCGATTATACGCGGTGACTCCCGACCTCTTCCatctccctctccccccctctctccctctcccgtACGAGCTCAATGGTAGCCGCAAACCACTTACGGTATCTAAATGCCTGATGCCTAGAGCGTCTGACACGACAGGTCTGATGGGTGAATGGACAGAACCCTGTCGCTATCCTGTGGCAAGCGCCACACCACTAAATCATGTATAGCGGAACTGTTGCGAGGGCGGTTGCGTCACGTGACGTATGCATCGGCACAGGACGTTACAAAATTAGAAGTCCACATatctataattgatataagcTTTTAATCGAGTCTCGAAACTACCGATGTTATGTGCCACtttcaaatttatactttatagtTACggtaatagtattatataccaattgtatgtataaacGAGGaaacataatttcaaataaatgaatttttgatgacaatttatttctctacaGGATTTTGATCTGTCGTTTCCATAAATAGTCAGCAAACATTACCCGGAATGAGAATCTAAGTTTCTGGTCCCTTCtatttttgtctctttttaaCCGACGTTAACCCTaagtgatttatatatatgataacgaGAAAGTAAGGAGCGCTAAAAAGAAGCAACCTTTTCTTGGAAAATTACCCCTAAACATAGACGACCCCGAAGCGATATATCGCCTCGACTCATGCACGATCCCGGAAATCATGCGTTATCGGAGGAGTCGCACATTTCGAAAGGATAGAAGGGAGTGAGGGagaagaggggagggggagagggagggaggatcGAGAGACAATTACCCCTCTCGCACCCCTAGTGCGTGACGGCGAGCTTTTGCGAGTTATCCCCCACTCGAAGGTTCGTTTCCCTACCCGGCGACCAAGGGATTCTCTCCTATTGACGTGCCAACCTCCTCCGGCAACCACCCCCCACCCATCCCGTCGACCCTCTCGTCTCGAGCTACCCCCACGCGCGCCACCATCATCCCTCTAGCACTTTATAGCACGGTCTAACGTAACGTCACGTTACGTCAGACCGCCCTCGCAGGCCGCTGCTGCAACGGGTGATCTTCCAGCATTCACTCGCGTGAACGTTGCCGTTTCTCTGCCCGCAATGACGGTTTCTTATTCGCCGCAAAAACGCGATGCTTTTTTGTTCGCGACCTTCGCGAACGAAATTCGAAAAAGAGTGAAAAGGCAcggataaaactttaaatagaGAAACAgatcgatttaaaaattagttctTTGTCATAATACTTCTTTTCGATCTCTTTTTGCccctttatttaaaatgctttttataacaatttacttTTGTGAGAAAACTTTGCTGCGAAACTTTGTAATGTTGGCagaaagttaataattatatataataattataaatatatttaattttaaaaattttataaaacaagttTCTGCCAACATTGCAAAGTTCACAACAATtttctacacacacacacacacacacacacacatatatatatatatacacaggatGTCTCATAATAACCGTATTacgtgtgcaggtagagcaagTGAAACCACGAAGAAAAgtcttttaccatttttttttttataacacttaataaaggaattattattgaataaagtctaGTCAATCAGCCTTGACTTTTAGATCGGTGATTGACCAAACTTTATTCCATAATAACTCcattattaagcgttatagaaaaaaaatagtaaaggattttttttttttcggtttCATCTGCACACGAGAGGTGATACAATTATTAtgggataccctgtatattagaaatatatatttatttatatatacatatttatttaaatatatatttcttaaatgtatatattctttttaattaaatatatttaacttttgattaaaaatacttagGTCTTGCTACTGAAATTCCTTCTTATTGTTCTGGAGAACTCGAACGTATTCTGTTTGTTTTACCACCCCCGCAAAGAAATGACTCTTCTAAGAGATTTACGTATCGACCTCTGTGCAATCAGCAACTTAGTGATGTggcaaatataatcattatcgCAGACTCGGCTTCCAGGAAATTGACTTATTCCGCGTAGGGTGGATATAGAAAAGGTCGATTGCACGCTACAGATTTCTCAGAAggatcttgaaatatttactgAAGCAGAGCTCTCTTAACACGCTTTAACATTTATAGCGCGCCTATAAAATGCGCTTTACCATTGTCGTTGCTTGTGATTGAAATATGTAGTAAATTATTCTGGAGTCGAAATAAGATACatcactttctctcttccaaaacgaaaaaaatatattttatataaaaaaaatgttccgtAAACTTACATAATACATTGGCGAATCTATCCGGCGGCGTCCGAGTCGTCTGCAGAAAACGATGGATCGATTAacataaatacacacacacacgcacacatactatataaaaatttatttatgttataaatgtcGCGACTAACAAGCGCGACATGTAAATTGCGGAACAGCTTGGCGGGAAATAACGATTCAAAGAGTGCGCATTGCAAAATTGTGAAAGTGATGCTATCTCGCATCAGAAATGTCAAACGTATCAGATGATCGAGCTCTGTCGATAAAGTGGGGATTTCAATTATGGAGTTTTTAACGTGAAATGTTGGCACTATTGTGTGAATTCGAAAACAAATCCAttcataaaagtaaaaagtacGTTACAATAAAAAGCAGCATGCTGTGTAAACGTCAAATGTTGTCAGTCGAATATTGAgtgataagagaaaattttattttgccggtaaaaaaataaaaatttcagtgTTTTTAACATGGCAGTTCAAAACTAACATTACGAGGATGGCACTTAGGAACATGAATTAAacaaaatgaatgaaaaactTGCTTCCacttatagtttttaaaacaataataatatatatgtatatgagaaaaagcaaagtatctcataatttttataataaaaatgcatgctTTTTGTAAGACACACACATgcaataattcttattaacttttaagtatctttttcaaatattttaatataaactttatctactttttattagagaaatatgtgtatggtattattgatatatatatataaatataaatctatattttctcCACAGAGAAAAGAACATCGTCATGAATAACATTACGAGCAATTTTACATGGACTCGTCAACTTGAGTGCCCACCAACAGTATACAATGATTCGATGAAGAAAATGtttgtctattattttatctattactGCGAAATTGTCATTAGTATCTtacctatttttttatttcccttAGATTGTGCAAGGGAGTGCTGGAGTTTGTGTGGGAGGATATTTCCAATTCTACATTTCCTGTGGCGGAAAcatgtaaaataagaaaaaatattttattgtacaaactGAAGCATGGATTGAACGATTCTACAATTACATCTATAAagcatttaaatcaattaaaggCTAAAAGTAATACATTGAAGCAGCAGATATCTACCTTGGAAGATGAATATGAAGAACGAGATTATGTGGTCAGACaaaaaagtaagataaaaaaaatttattaattttaaaaatatctggaGATGCAATgttgacaaattttattttagtgcAACGGTTGAAAGACATAAAGGACATGCGTTCAATGATAAGTACAAGAAAAGATATCCTGAAACTAAAACATGATGAAACCAGTAAACAATTGAAAGATTGCGGTGTCATGAGACAAGTATGTCAACGTTTAATGCCGAATACTTCCAAGGATATAAGTCAACAAAAATTGAGAGAGAATTTGGATACAATAGCAGGCTTGCGTTCaactacaaataaaaaaaagcaagtgAGTactatattagaatattattatataaaatcataatttgtagtgtaacattattaaaaataatgctttGTTAATAGATTTGGGAGAAGATATCGAATTCTCTTGGTAATATCGATATACACACATTATGGACACATTTGTATCAAGCATTATCACAAGACTTGGACAAATTAATGAAGCTGGAGATCAAAAATGATCCTAATAGCTCAACTGTAGTGAgcgaaaatatagatattggtATTGCAAGAGCATGTGGCCAAAATATATGCATGATATCAAAACGTATATTGTCTAATgctaaagttaaaatataccAGCAACGTTTAATGGAATTCATAGAATTAATCGAGGTAAtgtgtgaattttttaaaataaattataaaagagaaatataattgttgtagaaaataagattaaaattattatgcatttcaTCTTGCAGTCGTTATCTCATAAAGATGTTAACATATGGTTAGCTTTAATATTGGAGGTGAAAAAATTAGAAGCTGAACAAGTATATTTACAAAACGAAGTACAGGGATTGAAGAACAATATCCAGGACAACTTTTCACTTAATCATGATATAGCTCAGTTAACGACTGATATACAAACAGTTGATGCACAGATGGTACATATtggaatttaatgttttacatTTAACACAACtatgatattgatatatcaaGCATGTTACAGGACGGATATATAAAGGGTATTCAGCAGTCTCTAGCCATTTTCAACTCTGCGCCATCGCTTATACTTAAGGCCAAAGAGAAGTTGCATTATGAATTACAAAAGATAGTAGCGTTACAGTCCGACGATTATCCGAAATGTTTGAATAACGCGTTGGACATCGAACTggatatgttttataataatttagatctCAATGCTTTACGAAAAGTAATATTGAAAGGAGATGTAGGACTATACAGGTTGGTAGAAActttatacgataaattttaatttaatattttacgcgaTTATTAATATGGCATGTGAATTATCTTGCAGACACGCAATCTGTAATCTCAATAAAGCCTCCATTACCACAATTAATCCGCAATGGAggattaaaacttattttccGATGATACAGATGCCAATATATTGCCTCATAGAATGCTATAGGAATGCGATCGCCAATATAATTTACACGAAGCTACATAGTTTGGCATCAATCAAAGATATTGATCAATGTAGCAATAGATTAGTATCACGAGAAAAATGCGATTACAATAGCCTGGAGCTATTAAGTTTTAGCAAAGTTGTTT
This portion of the Cataglyphis hispanica isolate Lineage 1 chromosome 10, ULB_Chis1_1.0, whole genome shotgun sequence genome encodes:
- the LOC126852251 gene encoding uncharacterized protein LOC126852251; translated protein: MNNITSNFTWTRQLECPPTVYNDSMKKILCKGVLEFVWEDISNSTFPVAETCKIRKNILLYKLKHGLNDSTITSIKHLNQLKAKSNTLKQQISTLEDEYEERDYVVRQKMQRLKDIKDMRSMISTRKDILKLKHDETSKQLKDCGVMRQVCQRLMPNTSKDISQQKLRENLDTIAGLRSTTNKKKQIWEKISNSLGNIDIHTLWTHLYQALSQDLDKLMKLEIKNDPNSSTVVSENIDIGIARACGQNICMISKRILSNAKVKIYQQRLMEFIELIESLSHKDVNIWLALILEVKKLEAEQVYLQNEVQGLKNNIQDNFSLNHDIAQLTTDIQTVDAQMDGYIKGIQQSLAIFNSAPSLILKAKEKLHYELQKIVALQSDDYPKCLNNALDIELDMFYNNLDLNALRKVILKGDVGLYRHAICNLNKASITTINPQWRIKTYFPMIQMPIYCLIECYRNAIANIIYTKLHSLASIKDIDQCSNRLVSREKCDYNSLELLSFSKVVCDQACEEIEHFNAILRAWAYQEVQEAMALVETTVDNVLFKDWLQRYSLLLYMIQNGK